Genomic window (Streptomyces sp. NBC_00078):
TTCCTTGCGGCCGGACTCGACGTCGTAGAAGTGCGCGACGATCACCCACCCCGGCGGCAGCGCAGCCCGTGCGTTACGCAGCTGGCGGGGCAAGGACAGCGTGGGGTCTTGAGACTCTTCAGTCGAGGTCCGGCCGAGCCAGGCCACGGCAACCGTGGCCTGGGCAGTCGGCGGGTCGGGCACGGGTGGCCCCCAGGGCATCCCGGGGGCCGATTCCCCGCCGAAGGCGGCCGGAACCAGTGGTGCGGTCATGGTCTGCCTTTCAGGCCGCTCCCTCGCCGGAGCGGTCGTGGCACTGTGTGGGGGATGAGACGTGATCGGGGTGGGCGGCCAGCCAGGCGAGGGCATGGCGGATCGCGGCGGCCTGGCGCTCGGCGAGCGCCTGGCCATCGGGCCCGTCGACCACGACGTAGCGGACGGTCACCTTCGAAGTCGTCCCCCGGTGTGTTAGTTCGGTCTGGTGCACGGTGCCGGGCGGCGCGTCGACGGCGGCCGTCGACCATGGACGCTCCGTCTCGGCCGCGTCGTCAAGGCCGTGTTCTTCCGCTCCGCGAGGGGTGTGAGATCGGCGGACGCACACGGGCTCGGTCCGCTGCCAGTCGATGGCCCGCACATCCCCCAGGTTGGGGACGCGGGGCCAATGTCGGGCGAGGACCTGGGCAGCGCGCGGGTCGGACTCGGCGTGCCAGGCAATGTGCCCGCCGAGCGCGGCCTGGACGCCCAGGTCCAGGCCGCCGACTCCGGAGAACAGGCTGCCGATCGGAAGGTCAGTGGCCGCCACAGCGGCCTCTTCGGGCGCAGGTGCGGGAGCGGACGGCGGCCGGGGGCGCCGATCTGCAAGCGGTCGTTGCCGCACACTTCGGCTCCTGTGTCGTCGTTCTCGGAAGGGTGTGCTGTTCGGGCCGGGTGAAGACGAGTACGTCCTCGTGTTGGACCACCGCGAGGGGGATGCCCTGGCGGCGGGCGTCGCGGACGTTCTTCATCTGGAAGAACGAGGGGCGGGTGATCAAGCGGCCGTCGCGGATGCCTGCGAGGAGGGCGACGCAGCGTTCGGCGGGGGTCAGTCCGGCGGCCTGGCCGGCGGCGAGGACGGCGGAGGGCAGGTCGATGAGTTCGCCGCCCTCGCGCCAGGGGCGGGTGGTGACGACCACGGTGCCGCCGGGGCGAAGGACGCGTCGGCACTGGGTGAGGATCTC
Coding sequences:
- a CDS encoding DNA cytosine methyltransferase → MAATDLPIGSLFSGVGGLDLGVQAALGGHIAWHAESDPRAAQVLARHWPRVPNLGDVRAIDWQRTEPVCVRRSHTPRGAEEHGLDDAAETERPWSTAAVDAPPGTVHQTELTHRGTTSKVTVRYVVVDGPDGQALAERQAAAIRHALAWLAAHPDHVSSPTQCHDRSGEGAA